The following nucleotide sequence is from Peribacillus sp. ACCC06369.
ATGAAAAGCCATCTTTATCAAGATAGTAGGAGAAGGTCTTCAGATAATCGAAGCTCCCAATAAATAATTACGAATAAAGGAATTTTAATCAATTAACCTAATTGGACTCTACTGAACGTATACATCTATTATGATTCAATCTAATTAGGAGGGAATTATGACAAAACATCATAAAGTGAAACCCTATTTAACGACACGTAGTTTGCTACCGGAAAATCAGGAGACACCCATTCAATTCATCAATAATGATAGTATGGAAAATCAATTATTTTATAGAAGGAACCACTTTTCATATCCGACTCTTTCCTATTCAAACTATTGGCTCCCCATAACTGGGCTAGTTTCAGCTCCATTACTACTGTCTATACAAGACATTCTTCAATACCCCTCAAAAACGGTGGAAGTTGTCCTTGAATGTTCGGGAGACAAGCGTAATCTCTTCGAACCTAAAATTTTTGGAGAACAATGGGGAAAGGGAGCAATTAGCCAAGGTATTTGGAGGGGGGTACCCTTACGGACCTTACTTGAACTATCTGGAATTGGAGATGGGGCAAAAGAAGTTGTCGTGGAGGGTTATGATTATGGAAGCAGAACCGATCTAGATGAGGTTTACACCTACACTAGGAGTTTGCCTATCGAGAAAGCACTGCACCCGGATACCATTATTGCATATGAGTATAATAACCAGCCAATTCCTTTTAAACATGGTTATCCACTGAGGTTAATAGTTCCGCAGTGGTATGCAATGGCATCCGTTAAATGGATAAAACAAATAAGTGTTATTAATTCTAATTTCACTGGCCCTTTTCAAACAATTGATTACATGTATTATCCAAATAAAGACAATGACCTAGATGCATTTCCAGTCACTACGATAAATATAAATTCGACTATACAAAAACCGCTGGATATGGAAATTTTAAATACTGGTAAGCATTCAATAAAAGGGATTGCATGGACAGGAAAAGGAGTTATTACAAAGCTGGAAATAAGTATTGATGGTGGAAATACATGGAGAAACGCCGATATTTCACCTGGTAAGAATGTAGGTTATGGATGGGTTACTTGGTCATTTGAATGGAATATATTAGAAAAAGGTGAATATACGATAATATCTAGAGCAACAGATTCATTTGGTCAAATTCAACCTTTATTACCTTTTTGGAATGAAAAGGGTTATGGGTATAATGCGATTGATAAAATTCAGGTTAAGGTAGAATAAATAGAAATTCATTTTAAAGAAATCTGGTAAAGCAACTATCAAAATGTTTGCTTCATAACAAAATAGATGAATATATTCAGGAATTCAATCGATATAATTTGATTGTGCAACTCCCGGAAATTATTGCACACCCTGATAAGCCCTCTTATATAGGGGATCCAGTTTGTCAACAAAAGGGGAGGGCGAAATGGCCTCATCTGAACCAGCAGGGAGCGTAGGAGAAAGGGCCCTGAAAACGCATCATTCATTACGGTCTTATATTTTATGTCTAACCTTTTAACTAACGCCGTTCTTGAATCATGTGGGTTATTGTTATCTGATTGAAAAATGTTGGCAAACTATTAGCTGTTTAACTCAATAAGAGAATTAATCCATCTCCCGTAATTTTTAAGCAGTTTGTTTTGAGGTTAATACTTATTAAAATTTTGTTGGCAAAGTAAGAAAAATATCATTTTTCTCCTTTTGGGAAAAATAACCTCGTTGTTAAGTTATGGTTATTCCTTTATAATTTTCTAGAAACATAGAAATGTTATGAATAGGAGAAAAGTATGAAAAAACTGTTGACCATTTTACTTTCAATTACGATGTTAATTAGCTTATTCCCACAATTAACATTGGCAGCACAAAGCAAAAATTTTGAGCAAGAACTTACAAAGTATTTAAAAGAGGTAAGCCATGTAAGGGGCTTTGAAGTGACGAAGGATGATATTGAAAATTCTCTTTCTTATTACGATGAGGGTATTGAAAACTTTCAATCTATTGATGATCTTAAAGATGCTTTAGGCGAAGTTATTAAAGCGGATTTAAGTAATTTAGATGCCATTTATGAGGATAATAACCTAACCCATGAAGGCCTAATTAAACTATTACACGAAAATGGCGAAGAACTTGACGATTATATCTTTATCTGGAACCTTGATGAAGCTGTATATTTCTATGCAGAAGAGGGAGATTTTGAACGCGATCCAAACTTTGACCAGGAATTAGTCAAATATTTAGCCAGGGTTAGCAAGGAAAGAGGTTTCGAAGTAACAAAAGAAGACATTGAAGCGTCATTAGACTTATATGATTTTAGCACGGAAGAATTTGAGTCTGTCGAAGAGCTTAGCGAATTCTTAGGTGACGTCATAAAGGCAGACCTAAGCAACTTAGATTATTTTAATGAGGCTTATGGACTGGATAAACAATCCCTGCTTCAAATGTTAGAAGAAAATGGTGAAGATATTAACGATTATATTTACATAGATAATCTTGAAGAAACTGTTTGGACCCTTACTGGTGGGGAGTTGGAAGGTGAAGTTGTCGAGGATCTGCTTCCTATTTTCGAAGAAGAACTCGGTCTTACGGAAGAGGAACTATTGCGACTTGAAGACCATTTAATGTCTTTGGAAGAGCATCTTTCCGATCCGGCAACAGTCGAGCGACTTGAAGAATTGGGCAACCGCATGATGGCTTTTGAGGAATTTGAAGTAGCAACGGAGCTTACAGCTGAGCAGATAGCTGAAATGGCATCTATCTATGAAGAATTACTTTCTATCTTTAAGCTAAAAGTATCCTATTCCCTTGTGAAAAGTGGCACGGAATCACCTGTATCCCTTTTGGATTTAATGAAATTGGAAGAGTTGAAGGGTGCTAACCTGAAAATAGCGATATACACAACTGACGGGAAGTTCTTAGCCGATCTTTTAATTACGGGTGATATGGTCGATTCTAACACTGTTACTAATGCAGGCCAACAAATAAAGGAATCTGCTAAAGAAGTGACAAAGACGATTGAAAAGGCACCAGTTGCTAAACCAGTTAAACAAAAGATCATCAGCACTCATAAGAATTCGGAACATCAAACGGTAAAAGGGGCTAAACTTCCAAACACCGCTTCCGATTATATCCCTAATGCCCTTTTAGGACTGTTCATTGTCTTGTTCGGAAGTTTGATGTATCGAAAAATCAGGAAAGCTTAATATGAAACAATTTAAAAAAAAGCGGTTGCTTCTGCTTGCTTGTTCTATTGTTATCATTTTATTTGGGGTTTGGTTCTCCACAACTAATATGTATAAGTTTGCAAAAGGATACTTTCTTTACAAAACTCACGCTCCAAGTAGCCAAGTAAAAGAAGCAGAAACAGAAACAGAAACAGTGCAGAAACCACCAAGTAAGAAAGCAACAACGAAGGAGCTTTATCCTGTCCGGCCTAAAACAGGTGAAGAAATTGGGGAACTCTATATCCCAAAATTAAAAGCGAAACTACCTATTTTTCATGGAACAAATGAGGATGAATTGGAGAAAGGCGTTGGTCACTTTGCAGAAAGTGTGCTACCAGGTGAAAATGACAATTCCGTTCTTTCCGGTCATAGAGATACGGTATTCCGTAAACTCGGGCAAGTAGGCGAGGGAGATTTGTTGATTGTAAGAACATCTGCAGGAGAGTTCACATACAAAGTCAACAAAGTTCGAATTGTGGATGAGGATGATCGAACCGTAATCGTACCAAAACCACGAGCAACGCTTACCGTCAGTACCTGCTATCCCTTTGATTTTATCGGATCAGCACCTGAACGCTATATACTTGTCGCTTATTTATCTTCAAAAACAGGAAGTTAAGATTTTTAATAACACCTAATGGTCTGAAAGATAAGCAGAGTCCCAATAATGTAAATCTTATTGGGACTCTTTTAGTATCCAATTCTCCTTAAATGTGTAGGAGGTTGCCAATTTATTATACTGTTACGCTATTCTTATTACTTAATGAAGCGGATTTTACTTTTTTGTGATGGAAAATATAAGAGCCGGCAATCAAAATATACCCAATAATGAATAGAAGCCATTCACTGGCAGGGTCGCCCACTGATATGCTTGAATACATAGCACCAGTCAAATCAAATACAAAACCGGCATATGCCCATTCTTTAATTCTCGGAAAACCAGGAATAATTATCGCCACGACACCTAATAATTTGGCAATACCAAGAAAGGGTAGAAGGTAGGTAGGATAACCTAAATGATTAAATAAAGCGACTGCATTGGGAACAGACATTATATCCGGAATGGAACCTAAAACCATTAATGCCGCCAAAAGCCCTGTGAAAATCCAGTATATAATATTTATTTTTTTCATTTATTATTCATTCCCTCCCTGAGATTGACATGTTAATCATATTCCACTTCCCTTTTATTAATGCAGTCTATAAAAAAATAATTGAACTTCAACAATCGTGACGCGATTCTTTAAGAATTGCTTGACTGTAGGCTAACTCGAAGAAAAACGAGTTTGCCTGAAGTTTTTTTTCATTAAAAACGTTTCAGTTGATTTCAGAAACGTGCGAAATCATGGGTGCAGCACGAATTCACGAGTAAATAGCTCAAACTCACGAGTAAATATGCTGAATTCACGAGTAAAACAGCAAAATTCACGAGTAAACGGCGCGAAATCACTGGTGTAGCATGAATTCACGAGTAAATAGCGCAAACTCACGAGTAAATATGCTGAATTCACGAGTAAATAGCTCAAACTCACGAGTAAAACAGCAAAATTCACGAGTAAACGGCGCGAAATCACGAGTAAACGTGCGAAATCATGGGTACAGCACGAATACACGAGTAAATAGCTCAAACTCACGAGTAAATATGCTGAATTCACGAGTAAAAGTGCGACTGGCTGCCCCAAGCCTCCTCGCAGCAAGCGTCTCCAGTTATTCGGTAATAGTGTCGCAAATTTCTTCAATCTAGTGAGGGTTGCATAAAACAGTAAACATGAAGTAAAGCAATTACACCGGTTTTTCTATGAAGGTATAAATTATTCATCTCTTTGGCAACCAATTATTATAGGTCTTTTACTTGCGATTGTCGGGGTTGGTATGGAATATTTCATATAAAAAAACGGAACTTTATGGATAAGTGTTGGAGCGGATTTTGTAGCTACCGTTTTGATTGTGTATTTTCTTTCTAATCTTTTATGGAATGCTTCCATCACTTTTATAGGAGCAATTATTGTAGGATTATTACTTGGTGTAATAGAATACTTTACTCACAGGTTTTTAATTACATCAGGGAAAGTCCAAAAGTCCACCGCTTGCAGGTAATTTTGGAGTTTTCTTTTTTGTAAAAGGCAGTGGATAATTTAACCACTGCCTTTTTGATGTGATTTTAAGAATGTTACATGATTAGCTTTGCTGCTTTTATCCCTGAAGTGTTGGCAGAAATGAATAGTGTAACATTGCGCCACTGTATTTGACCTGTTGCAGCCCTGTAGGCATGGCTTTATCTAATAAAAAAATTTATTGACTTAAAAGAATTGATTAAAATGACGCATATCCCGACACAGGAAATCGTGAGGATGGAATATATTAACTTTAAGTCGTTCAATATAATAATTCCCGCAATTACTATTAGTGTATCCATAATGAAAATAACTATTCCAGGATTAGTTGCTGTGGATTTTGAGATTAATAGTGCTAGCAAATCCACTCCACCGGGGCTAATATGTTGTCTCAGCATAAAGCCAACACCAATCCCAATCGTCATTCCACCGATAATGGCACTCGTAATGATCGGTAGATGAACCAAACCGTTTAGTGGTGTTAGCAAATCAATAATGGTTGAAGTAAAAGCTAACCCCAATATGGCATTAAAGAAATAAGACTTATCGTATAGAAGAGATAGAAGGTATATGGGAATGTTGATCATGATCATGATCATGATCATGGTATGCCCAACCTGGAT
It contains:
- a CDS encoding sulfite oxidase, which encodes MTKHHKVKPYLTTRSLLPENQETPIQFINNDSMENQLFYRRNHFSYPTLSYSNYWLPITGLVSAPLLLSIQDILQYPSKTVEVVLECSGDKRNLFEPKIFGEQWGKGAISQGIWRGVPLRTLLELSGIGDGAKEVVVEGYDYGSRTDLDEVYTYTRSLPIEKALHPDTIIAYEYNNQPIPFKHGYPLRLIVPQWYAMASVKWIKQISVINSNFTGPFQTIDYMYYPNKDNDLDAFPVTTININSTIQKPLDMEILNTGKHSIKGIAWTGKGVITKLEISIDGGNTWRNADISPGKNVGYGWVTWSFEWNILEKGEYTIISRATDSFGQIQPLLPFWNEKGYGYNAIDKIQVKVE
- a CDS encoding processed acidic surface protein, with amino-acid sequence MKKLLTILLSITMLISLFPQLTLAAQSKNFEQELTKYLKEVSHVRGFEVTKDDIENSLSYYDEGIENFQSIDDLKDALGEVIKADLSNLDAIYEDNNLTHEGLIKLLHENGEELDDYIFIWNLDEAVYFYAEEGDFERDPNFDQELVKYLARVSKERGFEVTKEDIEASLDLYDFSTEEFESVEELSEFLGDVIKADLSNLDYFNEAYGLDKQSLLQMLEENGEDINDYIYIDNLEETVWTLTGGELEGEVVEDLLPIFEEELGLTEEELLRLEDHLMSLEEHLSDPATVERLEELGNRMMAFEEFEVATELTAEQIAEMASIYEELLSIFKLKVSYSLVKSGTESPVSLLDLMKLEELKGANLKIAIYTTDGKFLADLLITGDMVDSNTVTNAGQQIKESAKEVTKTIEKAPVAKPVKQKIISTHKNSEHQTVKGAKLPNTASDYIPNALLGLFIVLFGSLMYRKIRKA
- a CDS encoding class D sortase, producing the protein MKQFKKKRLLLLACSIVIILFGVWFSTTNMYKFAKGYFLYKTHAPSSQVKEAETETETVQKPPSKKATTKELYPVRPKTGEEIGELYIPKLKAKLPIFHGTNEDELEKGVGHFAESVLPGENDNSVLSGHRDTVFRKLGQVGEGDLLIVRTSAGEFTYKVNKVRIVDEDDRTVIVPKPRATLTVSTCYPFDFIGSAPERYILVAYLSSKTGS
- a CDS encoding DoxX family protein, producing MKKINIIYWIFTGLLAALMVLGSIPDIMSVPNAVALFNHLGYPTYLLPFLGIAKLLGVVAIIIPGFPRIKEWAYAGFVFDLTGAMYSSISVGDPASEWLLFIIGYILIAGSYIFHHKKVKSASLSNKNSVTV
- a CDS encoding DUF2512 family protein, with the protein product MSVGADFVATVLIVYFLSNLLWNASITFIGAIIVGLLLGVIEYFTHRFLITSGKVQKSTACR
- a CDS encoding YitT family protein — protein: MKKFVTLLFSSFCIGIGLNLFIIPIHIINGGIFGISLLIKVWGIQVGHTMIMIMIMINIPIYLLSLLYDKSYFFNAILGLAFTSTIIDLLTPLNGLVHLPIITSAIIGGMTIGIGVGFMLRQHISPGGVDLLALLISKSTATNPGIVIFIMDTLIVIAGIIILNDLKLIYSILTISCVGICVILINSFKSINFFIR